The following proteins come from a genomic window of Corynebacterium sp. P4-C1:
- the mtr gene encoding mycothione reductase: protein MHFDYIIIGSGSGNSFPTPELDDASIAIIDEAPRFGGTCLNSGCIPTKMYVVAADTAHSAASSERLGIRTTFDGADWPAIVDRVFSNRIDLISRGGEDYRRGDECPNVTLFRGHAEFTGPKTLSATLDGEPVEITGDTIIIAAGSRPNIPPVIAESGVPFLTNEDVMRLPEQPESITILGGGFIAMEFAHVFESLGTHVRLVNRSPLLRHLDDDIHERFNAIAQSRYETHIGRTVASATHDEHSVTLTLDDGTSLTSSALLVATGRLPNGDRLNLAAAGVRMHENSRIVVDDYGRTTTDSVWALGDVSSPHMLKHVANAELRAVRHNILNPSDMVPMPHEHVPSAVFTYPQLATVGMTEAQARDAGFDVTTKIQNYGDVAYGWALEDQTGVVKLIADKKTGKLLGAHYMGPQASTLIQQMITVMAFDLDLREVARGQYWIHPALPEVTENAILGLDLDFPDM from the coding sequence ATGCACTTCGACTACATCATCATCGGCTCTGGCTCCGGCAACTCCTTCCCCACCCCGGAACTCGACGACGCCTCCATCGCGATCATCGACGAGGCGCCCCGCTTCGGCGGCACATGCCTCAACTCCGGCTGCATCCCAACGAAGATGTACGTCGTCGCGGCCGACACGGCGCACAGCGCGGCCTCCTCCGAGCGCCTGGGCATCCGCACTACCTTCGACGGCGCCGACTGGCCGGCCATCGTCGACCGTGTCTTCAGCAACCGCATCGACCTCATTTCCCGCGGTGGCGAGGACTACCGACGCGGCGACGAGTGCCCCAACGTCACTCTTTTCCGCGGCCACGCCGAGTTCACCGGCCCCAAAACGCTGTCGGCAACCCTCGACGGCGAACCGGTGGAAATCACCGGCGACACCATCATCATCGCCGCCGGGTCGCGTCCGAACATCCCGCCGGTCATCGCCGAATCCGGCGTCCCGTTCCTCACCAACGAGGACGTCATGCGCCTGCCCGAGCAGCCCGAATCCATCACGATTCTCGGCGGCGGCTTCATCGCCATGGAATTCGCCCACGTCTTCGAGTCCCTGGGCACCCACGTGCGTCTGGTCAACCGCTCCCCGCTGCTGCGCCACCTTGACGACGACATCCACGAGCGCTTCAACGCGATTGCACAGTCCCGCTACGAAACGCACATCGGACGCACCGTCGCTAGCGCAACCCACGACGAGCACAGCGTGACGCTCACGCTTGACGACGGCACCTCCCTCACCTCCTCCGCCCTCCTCGTCGCCACCGGGCGGTTACCCAATGGCGACCGCCTGAACCTCGCCGCCGCCGGTGTGCGCATGCATGAAAATAGCCGCATCGTCGTCGACGACTACGGCCGCACCACTACCGACAGCGTGTGGGCTCTTGGCGATGTCTCCTCCCCCCACATGCTCAAGCACGTCGCCAACGCCGAGCTACGCGCCGTGCGGCACAACATCCTCAACCCGTCGGACATGGTGCCGATGCCTCACGAGCACGTCCCCTCCGCCGTGTTCACCTACCCGCAGCTCGCGACGGTCGGCATGACCGAAGCCCAAGCCCGCGATGCCGGATTTGATGTGACCACCAAGATCCAGAATTACGGCGACGTCGCCTACGGCTGGGCCCTTGAAGACCAGACCGGCGTGGTGAAGCTCATTGCCGACAAGAAGACCGGCAAGCTCCTCGGAGCCCACTACATGGGGCCGCAAGCCTCCACCTTGATCCAACAGATGATCACCGTGATGGCCTTCGACTTGGACCTGCGCGAGGTCGCACGAGGGCAGTACTGGATCCACCCCGCTCTCCCCGAAGTCACTGAAAACGCCATCCTCGGCCTCGACCTCGACTTTCCCGATATGTGA
- a CDS encoding alpha/beta hydrolase, translated as MTSEANENAETTPAIDALDWSADELGGGFEHAVLDLGPDPEGEEENNAVLVKAPGEPKAGKPALLWVHGMSDYFFQTHVAEHFTAQGYPFYAIDLHKCGRAHRAGQRWHHTNDMATYFGELTEAARLLAGKHGGVIPMAHSTGGLIVPLWLDYLRRTDRATHAMVNGMILNSPWVDMQVPRWQVRVLRPVVKLGAKIAPDMKLPVSGEATYGESIYKGLNGNWDFDTDKKRLGGHDKYVGWLAAVLDGQSTLHDASTDAAVPTLTLCSTHSYLGKPYSPAADTADTVLDVAQIQKWAPQLTTSAHETRPIPGALHDVFLSQPHARDLAFAAVDAWLDKLDTPEV; from the coding sequence ATGACTTCCGAGGCGAACGAGAACGCAGAGACTACCCCGGCTATCGACGCACTCGACTGGTCCGCCGATGAGCTCGGCGGCGGGTTCGAGCACGCAGTCCTCGACTTGGGACCGGACCCTGAGGGCGAAGAGGAGAATAACGCGGTGCTCGTCAAAGCCCCTGGCGAACCGAAGGCGGGAAAGCCGGCACTGCTGTGGGTGCACGGGATGTCGGACTATTTCTTCCAGACACACGTCGCGGAGCATTTCACGGCGCAGGGATACCCCTTCTACGCCATCGACCTGCACAAGTGCGGGCGGGCGCACCGCGCGGGGCAGCGCTGGCACCACACCAACGACATGGCCACCTACTTCGGCGAGCTCACCGAGGCTGCCCGGCTCCTCGCCGGAAAGCACGGGGGCGTCATCCCCATGGCGCACTCCACAGGCGGTCTCATCGTCCCGCTGTGGCTGGATTACCTGCGCCGCACTGACCGCGCTACGCACGCGATGGTCAACGGGATGATCCTCAATAGCCCGTGGGTGGACATGCAGGTGCCGCGGTGGCAGGTGCGGGTGCTGCGGCCCGTCGTCAAGCTCGGCGCGAAGATCGCACCGGACATGAAATTGCCGGTCTCCGGCGAGGCGACGTACGGCGAATCCATTTATAAGGGCCTCAACGGCAACTGGGATTTCGACACCGACAAAAAGCGCCTCGGCGGCCACGACAAGTACGTCGGCTGGCTCGCTGCCGTGCTCGACGGGCAGAGCACGCTTCACGACGCCTCCACCGACGCCGCCGTACCCACCCTCACCCTGTGTTCGACCCACTCCTACCTGGGCAAGCCTTATTCACCCGCCGCGGACACCGCCGACACCGTGCTCGATGTCGCCCAGATCCAGAAATGGGCTCCGCAGCTCACCACCAGCGCCCATGAGACACGCCCCATCCCAGGCGCGCTCCACGACGTCTTCCTCTCCCAGCCACACGCCCGCGACCTTGCCTTCGCGGCCGTCGACGCGTGGCTCGACAAACTTGACACCCCGGAGGTTTAA
- the mqo gene encoding malate dehydrogenase (quinone) — translation MSATLGAMIRQLEPEWTQLVYERLDGPALESSYPWNNAGTGHSALCELNYTPEKNGRIDVSKAQNINEKFQVSRQFWSQQIEEGVLTDPEAFINPVAHVSFAQGDDQIDYLRRRYEALSDNYMFPHMMFTADRDEFAEKLPLMARNRDFDRERVAISWTDAGTDVNYGALSNQFFNHAKKAGTEIRYGHEVQSLKKKGKFWHVKVKNLHTGDTKISRARFVFVGAGGYALDLLRSAGVPEVRGYAGFPISGAWLRTTNPELVAQHQAKVYGKAKVGAPPMSVPHLDLRVVDGKQSLLFGPFGGWTPKFLKEGSYLDLFKSIRPDNIPSYLGVAAYNFDLVKYLVEEVFKSFDSRVDDLREYMPSAEGKDWEAVVAGQRVQIIKPAAPPHFGSLEFGTALVNDQDGSIAGILGASPGASIAPAAMLELLERCFGERMIEWGPKLYDMIPTYGKSLKRYRDLYDQQWEYTQRVLKLER, via the coding sequence ATGAGCGCCACCTTGGGTGCCATGATCCGCCAGTTGGAGCCGGAATGGACGCAGTTGGTGTACGAGCGTCTCGACGGCCCCGCCCTCGAGTCCTCCTACCCGTGGAACAACGCGGGCACCGGCCACTCGGCGCTGTGCGAGCTGAACTACACGCCGGAGAAGAATGGCCGCATCGATGTTTCTAAGGCCCAGAACATCAACGAGAAATTCCAGGTTTCCCGCCAGTTCTGGTCCCAGCAGATCGAAGAGGGCGTGCTGACGGACCCGGAAGCATTCATCAACCCCGTCGCGCACGTTTCCTTCGCACAGGGTGACGATCAGATCGATTACCTGCGCCGCCGCTACGAGGCGCTCAGCGACAACTACATGTTCCCGCACATGATGTTCACCGCCGACCGCGACGAGTTCGCGGAGAAGCTTCCGCTGATGGCCCGCAACCGCGACTTCGACCGTGAGCGTGTGGCCATCTCCTGGACTGACGCCGGTACCGACGTCAACTACGGCGCCCTGTCGAACCAGTTCTTCAACCACGCCAAGAAGGCCGGCACCGAGATCCGTTACGGCCACGAGGTGCAGAGCCTGAAGAAGAAGGGCAAGTTCTGGCACGTCAAGGTCAAGAACCTGCACACCGGCGACACCAAAATCTCCCGTGCCCGCTTCGTCTTCGTCGGTGCCGGCGGCTACGCGCTCGATCTGCTGCGTTCTGCGGGCGTTCCAGAGGTCCGCGGCTACGCCGGCTTCCCGATCTCGGGTGCGTGGCTGCGCACCACCAACCCGGAGCTGGTCGCCCAGCACCAGGCGAAGGTCTACGGCAAGGCCAAGGTCGGTGCTCCGCCGATGTCCGTGCCGCACCTGGACCTGCGCGTCGTCGACGGCAAGCAGTCCCTGCTCTTCGGCCCGTTCGGTGGCTGGACCCCGAAGTTCCTGAAGGAAGGTTCCTACCTCGACCTGTTCAAGTCGATCCGTCCGGACAACATCCCTTCCTACCTGGGCGTCGCGGCCTACAACTTCGATCTGGTCAAATACCTGGTCGAGGAGGTCTTCAAGTCCTTCGACAGTCGCGTGGACGACCTGCGCGAATACATGCCGTCCGCCGAGGGCAAGGACTGGGAGGCCGTCGTCGCCGGCCAGCGCGTCCAGATCATCAAGCCGGCTGCTCCGCCTCACTTCGGCTCCCTGGAGTTCGGTACCGCGCTGGTCAACGACCAGGACGGTTCGATCGCCGGTATCCTCGGCGCGTCCCCGGGTGCGTCCATCGCCCCGGCCGCGATGCTCGAGCTGCTTGAGCGCTGCTTCGGTGAGCGCATGATCGAGTGGGGCCCGAAGCTCTACGACATGATCCCGACGTACGGCAAGTCCCTCAAGCGTTACCGCGACCTCTACGACCAGCAGTGGGAGTACACCCAGCGTGTCCTGAAGCTTGAGCGCTAG
- a CDS encoding protein adenylyltransferase SelO family protein: protein MASESRVVPMPEKKLAHSFADALPSMAVEARGAEFPDPKIVVLNEGLAAALDLDAEWLRSSDGLRWLTGAHGGHATAYAGHQFGQFVPLLGDGRALLLGDLPSPSGRIEIQLKGSGPTPFSKPGSDGRGALGPMLREYAVSEFMHAAGVPTTRSLAVLTTGETVLRQHGPVPGGIVVRVAQSHLRIGSVQYAATKSAELVAAVVAAAGFDTAEDLLSTVMERQLDLVARWMRFGFVHGVMNTDNTALSGETIDYGPCAFTERFRTDASYSSIDVHGRYAFGNQPDIMAWNLSRLAEALLPVSTLDAVQDILGGMETVWQRAWERHIPDPEALGRAGDITTHNRMHHNGPVFVPRNHMLDAAIAAAERDGDFEPYLELLAAVTDPYNAQAGPAWMAEPEGDLPYTTFCGT, encoded by the coding sequence ATGGCATCCGAGTCTAGGGTGGTGCCCATGCCGGAGAAGAAACTCGCCCACAGCTTCGCCGACGCGCTGCCGTCCATGGCGGTCGAAGCGCGCGGTGCGGAGTTCCCCGACCCGAAGATCGTGGTGCTCAACGAGGGGCTCGCCGCCGCGCTCGATCTCGACGCGGAATGGTTGCGCTCCAGCGACGGCCTCCGCTGGCTCACCGGAGCACACGGCGGCCACGCGACAGCGTACGCCGGGCACCAGTTCGGCCAGTTCGTGCCGCTGCTTGGCGACGGCCGCGCCCTCCTCCTCGGCGACCTCCCCTCCCCGTCCGGCCGCATCGAGATCCAATTGAAAGGCTCCGGGCCGACGCCGTTTTCCAAACCGGGATCCGACGGGCGCGGTGCGCTGGGCCCGATGCTGCGCGAATACGCGGTCAGCGAGTTCATGCACGCGGCCGGTGTGCCCACGACGCGCTCACTGGCGGTGCTGACCACGGGCGAGACCGTCCTACGCCAGCACGGCCCTGTGCCCGGCGGCATAGTCGTGCGCGTGGCGCAAAGCCACTTGCGCATCGGGTCGGTGCAGTACGCGGCCACAAAGTCTGCGGAGCTCGTCGCAGCTGTCGTCGCCGCCGCCGGCTTCGACACGGCGGAAGATCTGCTCTCGACCGTGATGGAGCGCCAACTGGATCTCGTCGCGCGGTGGATGCGATTCGGCTTCGTCCACGGAGTGATGAACACCGACAACACCGCTTTATCCGGCGAGACTATCGACTACGGCCCGTGCGCCTTCACCGAGCGCTTCCGCACCGACGCGAGCTACTCCTCCATCGACGTCCACGGCCGCTACGCATTCGGCAACCAGCCCGACATCATGGCTTGGAACCTGAGCCGGCTCGCCGAAGCCCTGCTGCCGGTCAGCACCCTCGACGCCGTGCAGGACATTCTCGGTGGAATGGAGACGGTGTGGCAGCGGGCCTGGGAGAGGCACATCCCCGACCCGGAGGCGCTGGGGCGTGCCGGGGACATCACCACCCACAACCGCATGCACCACAACGGACCTGTGTTCGTGCCGCGCAACCACATGCTCGACGCCGCCATCGCCGCAGCGGAACGGGACGGCGACTTCGAGCCATACCTCGAGCTTCTCGCCGCCGTGACGGACCCCTACAACGCACAAGCGGGCCCGGCCTGGATGGCCGAGCCCGAAGGGGATCTCCCCTACACGACGTTCTGCGGAACGTGA
- the cobA gene encoding uroporphyrinogen-III C-methyltransferase: MNGSVTLVGGGPGAWDLITVRGLRALEAADVILTDHLGPTDQLDEFLDTSGKEIVDVAKLPYAKQVAQERINELMVAHAQDGKRVVRLKGGDPYVFGRGFEELQACASAGVPCEVVPGVTSAVSVPAAARIPVTQRGVTHSFTVVSGHLAPDDPRSLVDWEALARVGGTIVVIMGVRQAPAIAETLQHVLPATTPAAVIQDGETTRQREICTTLGSLAETMERERITNPAVYVIGEVAGLAHAG, encoded by the coding sequence ATGAACGGAAGTGTGACTCTTGTCGGCGGCGGTCCCGGGGCGTGGGATCTGATCACAGTGCGTGGGCTGCGCGCGCTGGAAGCGGCCGATGTGATCCTGACAGACCACCTCGGGCCGACGGACCAGCTCGACGAGTTCCTGGACACATCGGGCAAGGAGATCGTCGATGTGGCGAAGCTGCCGTACGCGAAGCAGGTGGCGCAGGAGCGGATCAACGAGCTCATGGTCGCGCACGCGCAGGACGGCAAGCGCGTCGTGCGGCTCAAGGGCGGGGATCCGTACGTCTTCGGCCGCGGCTTCGAGGAGCTTCAGGCGTGCGCTTCCGCCGGTGTGCCGTGCGAGGTCGTGCCGGGCGTGACGAGTGCGGTGTCGGTGCCGGCGGCGGCGCGGATCCCGGTGACTCAGCGTGGTGTGACCCATTCCTTCACGGTTGTCTCGGGGCATCTCGCCCCGGATGATCCGCGTTCGCTTGTCGATTGGGAGGCGCTCGCGCGGGTGGGCGGCACCATCGTCGTCATCATGGGCGTGCGCCAGGCGCCCGCGATCGCGGAGACGTTGCAGCATGTGCTTCCCGCCACTACGCCCGCCGCGGTCATCCAGGACGGGGAGACTACCCGCCAGCGCGAGATCTGCACAACGCTCGGTTCGCTCGCCGAGACGATGGAGCGCGAGCGCATCACCAACCCGGCCGTCTACGTCATCGGGGAGGTGGCCGGTCTTGCGCACGCTGGATAG
- a CDS encoding class I SAM-dependent methyltransferase, translating to MRTLDSLIIDEALIDASATTLICHDPTLDLTRAALDVGGPVVFLDSDYARSQQAVSLGARIAGDVRLDELLAGSSGSAVAIGEVPKSLARLDYLARSIAGAGFDDVRVVLGANNKHLSRGMNTQLGQSFSNVSASLGRGKFRCLVASGPLPVTYEPVRGDGLIAIGGVFSGAKPDQGGELLRSCLPDDPGRLLDLGCGNGSVTRGFEARATDSDADAVLSARAIGLEATWDDAGFRFPEKSFDTIALNPPFHDGTAVDATLVQHLLDASTRLLADGGTLYLVHNSHLRYRGEVERRFTSVSQAARDKRFTVLRAEL from the coding sequence TTGCGCACGCTGGATAGCCTCATCATCGATGAGGCGCTTATCGACGCCTCCGCCACCACCCTCATCTGCCACGACCCCACCCTCGACCTCACCCGGGCAGCTCTGGACGTGGGAGGGCCGGTCGTGTTTCTGGATTCGGATTATGCGCGCAGTCAACAGGCTGTTTCTCTCGGTGCCCGGATCGCCGGTGATGTGCGTCTGGACGAGCTCCTAGCCGGCTCGTCCGGTTCGGCTGTGGCGATCGGGGAAGTGCCGAAGTCCCTTGCACGCCTGGACTACCTGGCACGCTCGATTGCCGGTGCCGGCTTCGACGACGTGCGGGTGGTGCTGGGGGCGAATAACAAGCACCTGTCGCGCGGCATGAACACGCAGCTCGGACAGTCCTTCTCCAATGTCTCCGCGTCACTGGGCCGCGGCAAGTTCCGCTGCCTGGTCGCCTCCGGTCCGCTTCCAGTGACCTACGAGCCGGTGCGTGGCGACGGGCTCATCGCTATCGGCGGCGTCTTCTCCGGCGCGAAGCCGGACCAGGGTGGCGAGCTTTTGCGCTCCTGCCTGCCCGACGATCCGGGGCGTCTGCTCGATCTGGGCTGCGGCAACGGATCCGTCACCCGCGGCTTCGAAGCACGGGCGACTGACTCCGATGCCGACGCCGTCCTTTCCGCGCGTGCGATCGGTTTGGAGGCGACCTGGGACGACGCCGGCTTCCGCTTTCCGGAGAAGAGCTTCGACACCATCGCCCTCAACCCGCCGTTCCACGACGGAACTGCCGTCGACGCCACCCTGGTCCAGCACCTCCTCGATGCCTCGACGCGCCTGCTTGCCGACGGCGGCACTCTCTACCTCGTGCACAACTCCCACCTGCGCTACCGCGGTGAGGTGGAACGCCGCTTCACATCGGTGAGTCAGGCCGCACGCGACAAGCGTTTCACGGTTCTGCGGGCGGAACTCTAA
- a CDS encoding NAD-dependent deacylase codes for MTTPSTPTSFDAARAFLHDASHIEVFTGAGMSADSGIATYRDAQTGLWENVDPQDMASTDAWHDDPDTMFAWYLWRAHLAQQAEPNAGHIAIARSPKTTVTTQNIDNLHERAGSKDVVHLHGSLFEFRCSLCDETYTRPIAFPEKPVAEITPPACPMCGGLVRPGVVWFGEALPEDEWAEAERRMRTADAVLIVGTSGVVYPAAGLPLLAHSREIPVIEVTPMRTDLSHLADVVIEDTAANALPKLLG; via the coding sequence ATGACCACGCCTTCCACCCCCACCAGCTTTGACGCCGCACGCGCGTTCCTCCACGACGCTTCGCACATCGAGGTGTTCACCGGAGCCGGCATGAGCGCCGACAGCGGCATCGCGACGTACCGCGACGCGCAGACCGGCTTGTGGGAGAACGTCGACCCGCAGGATATGGCATCGACTGACGCGTGGCACGACGATCCGGACACGATGTTCGCGTGGTATCTGTGGCGCGCGCATCTCGCGCAGCAGGCGGAACCGAACGCGGGGCACATCGCCATCGCGCGCTCGCCGAAGACGACGGTGACCACGCAGAATATCGACAATTTGCACGAGCGGGCAGGGAGCAAGGATGTCGTTCACCTGCACGGTTCGCTGTTCGAGTTCCGCTGTTCGCTTTGCGACGAAACCTACACCCGCCCCATCGCCTTCCCCGAGAAGCCGGTCGCTGAGATCACCCCGCCAGCGTGCCCGATGTGTGGCGGGCTGGTGCGGCCCGGTGTCGTGTGGTTCGGCGAGGCTTTACCCGAGGACGAATGGGCGGAAGCGGAGCGCCGCATGCGCACTGCCGATGCGGTGTTGATCGTCGGTACCTCCGGGGTGGTCTACCCCGCTGCCGGTCTGCCGCTGTTGGCGCACTCCCGCGAGATCCCGGTCATCGAGGTCACTCCGATGCGCACGGATTTGTCGCACCTCGCCGATGTCGTCATCGAGGACACTGCGGCGAACGCCCTGCCGAAGCTGCTGGGTTAG
- a CDS encoding ATP-binding protein, whose protein sequence is MNNPFRPTFGASPLVWAGRATVLSDFKRAISGAAGNPDRSILISGSRGIGKTVLLTELEDIAVREGWIVLRASAREKVADSLIESAIPQAINRLSPPQRRHITGFSVAGIGSVRTDMESNDPVPTLSSQLRELISNLHDTGVLITIDEVQDASPEDLTQVAVAYQDLVRDDLPVAVAMAGLTHGINGLLDLPGATFLRRARHYELGPLTFDDARTALVDTARDGGRTFEDAQRAAEFSRGYPYLVQLIGFLSWEEADQRGSGSVDAHAVSAAIPRTLERLGVQVHQPALREVPARQMEYLQAMATIEEETGSSEIASSALAEALGRPATSLSDIRARLIERDLINPAGWGLLEFAQPYLGQYLLNRGRPQRIS, encoded by the coding sequence ATGAATAACCCGTTCCGCCCCACTTTCGGCGCGAGTCCACTGGTGTGGGCTGGACGCGCCACCGTGCTCAGCGATTTCAAACGAGCGATTTCCGGCGCAGCAGGCAACCCCGACCGCTCAATCCTCATCTCGGGATCGAGGGGAATCGGTAAAACGGTGCTCCTCACTGAGCTCGAGGACATTGCCGTGCGCGAGGGCTGGATCGTGCTCCGCGCCTCGGCACGGGAAAAGGTGGCGGATTCACTGATCGAGTCCGCGATCCCGCAGGCGATCAACCGGCTTTCCCCTCCGCAACGGCGGCACATCACGGGATTTTCCGTCGCGGGCATCGGCTCGGTGAGAACCGACATGGAGAGCAATGATCCGGTGCCGACGCTGAGCAGCCAGCTCCGCGAGCTGATTTCCAACCTCCACGACACCGGTGTGCTCATCACGATCGACGAAGTCCAAGATGCATCGCCGGAGGACCTCACCCAGGTCGCCGTGGCGTACCAGGATCTCGTGCGCGACGACCTCCCTGTTGCGGTGGCGATGGCAGGCCTCACCCACGGCATCAACGGATTGCTCGATCTCCCCGGCGCGACATTCCTCCGGCGCGCCCGCCACTACGAGCTCGGTCCACTCACCTTCGACGACGCACGCACCGCCCTCGTCGACACCGCCCGCGACGGCGGCAGGACCTTCGAGGATGCGCAGCGGGCGGCCGAATTCAGTAGGGGCTACCCGTATCTCGTCCAGCTCATCGGTTTCTTGTCCTGGGAGGAAGCCGACCAGCGCGGTTCGGGCAGCGTCGACGCCCACGCGGTGTCGGCGGCAATACCGCGCACGCTCGAGCGGCTCGGCGTGCAGGTGCACCAGCCCGCGCTGCGGGAGGTCCCGGCGCGGCAGATGGAGTATCTGCAGGCGATGGCCACGATCGAGGAGGAGACAGGGTCGAGCGAGATCGCGTCGTCCGCCCTCGCGGAAGCGCTCGGCCGCCCCGCCACATCCCTCTCCGATATCCGGGCCCGGCTCATCGAGCGCGATCTGATCAATCCGGCTGGCTGGGGCCTCCTCGAATTCGCCCAGCCGTACCTCGGCCAGTACCTGTTGAACCGGGGTCGGCCGCAGCGCATCAGCTGA
- a CDS encoding thermonuclease family protein produces MKKWIAGIGAVALVGAGAAAAVVVGSDTTVERVVDGDTVDVSTWLGTKRVRLLNINAPELGHFGDPEECLAQEAKDRLEELLPEGTEVSLEYDNDRHDRYGRELAGVFVGEDFINEHMVRDGFAHAVVYEPNRKFYDRILAAEAGPRENRAGVFGAEPGCVVGHGEPG; encoded by the coding sequence ATGAAGAAGTGGATCGCAGGCATCGGAGCAGTTGCGCTCGTGGGAGCTGGGGCGGCGGCAGCCGTCGTCGTGGGGAGCGACACGACGGTCGAGCGCGTTGTCGACGGCGACACCGTCGACGTGTCCACCTGGTTGGGAACTAAGCGGGTGAGGCTTCTCAATATCAATGCCCCTGAGCTTGGTCACTTCGGCGATCCAGAAGAGTGCCTCGCGCAGGAAGCCAAAGACCGTCTGGAGGAACTCCTGCCCGAAGGTACGGAAGTGTCGCTCGAGTACGACAATGACCGCCATGACCGTTACGGCCGCGAGCTCGCCGGGGTGTTTGTGGGCGAGGACTTCATCAACGAGCACATGGTGCGCGACGGGTTCGCCCACGCCGTCGTCTACGAGCCGAACCGGAAGTTCTACGACCGGATCCTCGCCGCCGAAGCCGGACCGCGCGAGAATAGGGCCGGGGTCTTCGGCGCCGAGCCTGGGTGTGTCGTCGGTCACGGCGAACCCGGATGA
- a CDS encoding DUF1648 domain-containing protein → MNSRSLYGVALGVALLTFAVVVLRFDSVPEQIPTHIGPAGEVDSWEPKSLPAATFGAWYSLLLLALVYNAAPRPGIAYRRIPVSPTSPIPFSETAADKTAALLRVTDRSMAWIAVALAVPMCLIQLTFTFPGHTAYRPVALGLLVVGLIAAVIYTFVLLSRWPKQMEDMPTDDDELARQKHFGPGSGVGLYNEPDDPMVAWISPFNQSRVDLNWAHAPVKQYALVVLVLLVAVCVVPFLAL, encoded by the coding sequence ATGAATTCCCGGTCCTTGTACGGTGTGGCGCTCGGCGTGGCGTTGCTGACGTTCGCGGTCGTTGTGTTGCGTTTCGATTCTGTGCCGGAGCAGATCCCTACGCACATCGGCCCGGCCGGCGAGGTCGACAGCTGGGAGCCGAAGTCTCTTCCGGCCGCGACCTTCGGCGCGTGGTATTCGCTGCTGCTCCTCGCGCTCGTTTACAACGCGGCCCCACGTCCGGGCATCGCTTATCGACGAATCCCCGTCTCCCCCACCTCCCCCATCCCCTTCTCCGAAACCGCTGCCGACAAGACCGCTGCTCTGTTGCGCGTAACGGATCGTTCCATGGCCTGGATTGCGGTAGCGCTCGCCGTGCCGATGTGCCTGATTCAGTTGACGTTCACGTTCCCCGGGCACACGGCGTACCGCCCAGTCGCGCTGGGTTTGCTTGTCGTCGGGCTCATCGCCGCAGTGATCTACACCTTTGTGCTGCTTTCCCGCTGGCCGAAGCAGATGGAAGACATGCCCACCGATGACGATGAACTCGCCCGACAGAAACATTTCGGACCAGGCAGCGGGGTGGGCTTATACAACGAGCCGGACGATCCGATGGTGGCGTGGATCTCGCCGTTCAACCAGAGCAGGGTCGACCTCAACTGGGCGCACGCCCCAGTGAAGCAGTACGCCCTCGTAGTTCTTGTGCTGCTCGTCGCGGTGTGCGTGGTTCCGTTCCTCGCTCTCTAA
- the yaaA gene encoding peroxide stress protein YaaA, with protein sequence MLIVLPPSETKAPGGEMDEIDVSFPSLDPIRGRIMDDLAALDVDDMMTALKLPATKRPEAEENLTLRSAPVMPAIFRYTGVLYDALNADTLPTPALEHLAVGSALFGVVRATDTIPRYRLSGGSKLPARGGSAHEGSAHEGSARGGSARGGAAPTMKARWGSAITDALADEGFIVDMRSGAYQQLGPVPGAVTVRVETVQDDGSRKVVSHFNKHYKGELARVLVTAPDIASVTDIEGIASIAEAAGMTVELPGADSKDPNQLILVV encoded by the coding sequence ATGCTGATCGTGCTCCCCCCATCTGAAACCAAAGCTCCCGGCGGAGAAATGGACGAAATCGACGTGTCGTTTCCCTCCCTCGACCCGATCCGCGGACGGATCATGGACGACCTCGCCGCCCTCGACGTGGACGACATGATGACCGCACTCAAGCTCCCCGCCACCAAACGCCCGGAAGCCGAGGAGAACCTGACGTTGCGCTCAGCGCCCGTCATGCCCGCCATCTTCCGCTACACGGGCGTGCTTTACGACGCCCTCAACGCCGACACCCTCCCCACCCCCGCCCTCGAGCACCTGGCCGTCGGCTCCGCCCTGTTCGGCGTGGTCCGCGCCACCGACACCATTCCGCGGTACCGGCTCTCCGGCGGGTCCAAGCTGCCGGCCCGCGGCGGTTCCGCCCACGAAGGTTCCGCCCACGAAGGCTCAGCCCGCGGTGGCTCGGCCCGCGGCGGTGCTGCCCCGACCATGAAGGCCCGCTGGGGATCCGCAATCACGGACGCGCTGGCGGACGAGGGCTTCATCGTGGACATGCGCTCCGGTGCCTACCAGCAGCTCGGCCCGGTGCCCGGCGCGGTCACCGTCCGGGTCGAGACCGTGCAGGACGACGGCTCCCGGAAGGTGGTCAGCCACTTCAACAAGCACTACAAGGGCGAGCTCGCGCGGGTGCTGGTCACGGCTCCTGACATCGCCTCTGTCACTGACATCGAGGGGATCGCTTCCATCGCCGAGGCCGCCGGCATGACTGTGGAGCTGCCCGGCGCGGACAGCAAAGACCCGAACCAGCTCATCCTCGTGGTGTAG